The nucleotide sequence GAATGTAACCAACCATTTTCTAATTCGTTTACATTTGTTTATGCCCGCAGTTGAAGAAATTTATTTGCAACGATGTCTCGATCTTGCCATTCAAGGCGCGGGAAATGTGGCACCAAATCCTATGGTTGGTTGCGTAATTGTACATGAAAACCGGATTATTGGCGAAGGCTTTCATAAACAATTTGGTGAATATCATGCTGAAGTAAATGCAATCAATTCTGTAAAAGAAGAAGATCAAAAATATTTGCCGGAATCTGTATTATATGTAAACCTGGAACCCTGCTCTCACCATGGCAAAACACCTCCCTGCGCAGACCTTATTATTGAAACAAAAATCCCGCGAATTGTAATCGGCTGTTCAGATCCAAATCCTTTAGTGGCCGGCCGGGGTATCGGGAAACTTAAGAATAACGGTTGTGACGTGCAGACCGGCGTTCTACATGAAGAAAGCAGAATGGTAAACAGAATATTTTTTACTTTTTTTGAAAAGAAACGCCCTTATATAATATTGAAGTGGGCGCAATCTTCTGATGGATTTATTGCGCCTGAAAATAGGCAGCGAATAAATATCAGCAACCCGTTTTCAAGAATATTAACCCATAAATGGCGAAGTGAAGAAGCAGCTATCATGGTAGGTACGGGTACTGCACTTCAGGATGATCCGATGCTTAATGCCCGGCTGTGGAATAATAGGAATCCAATTCGCCTGGTAATTGACCGAACCCTGCGGCTGCCCTCCTCCCTGCACCTTTTT is from Chitinophagales bacterium and encodes:
- the ribD gene encoding bifunctional diaminohydroxyphosphoribosylaminopyrimidine deaminase/5-amino-6-(5-phosphoribosylamino)uracil reductase RibD is translated as MPAVEEIYLQRCLDLAIQGAGNVAPNPMVGCVIVHENRIIGEGFHKQFGEYHAEVNAINSVKEEDQKYLPESVLYVNLEPCSHHGKTPPCADLIIETKIPRIVIGCSDPNPLVAGRGIGKLKNNGCDVQTGVLHEESRMVNRIFFTFFEKKRPYIILKWAQSSDGFIAPENRQRINISNPFSRILTHKWRSEEAAIMVGTGTALQDDPMLNARLWNNRNPIRLVIDRTLRLPSSLHLFDHSIPTFVFTGIQKPDEHNLSFIDFDFGKNLLQQILEWLYNRQITSLIVEGGTALFKTFIDNNLWDEGRIFIASEFMGTGLSAPKLKPAFYGEESIGDDRLLILYNG